One Candidatus Methylomirabilota bacterium genomic window, CTGAGTCCCGCCGACGCGTCGGCGCACCTGGCCGCCCTCTCCGACGAGGATCGCCGGCTCCTGGCCGAGCGGCTCGACGAGATCGGGGCGGGCGGCAGCGCCGCCGGCGTCCTGGCGGTGGCCATCATCGTGGGGTTGCTCGTCATCCTCGTCCTGGAGCTGATGGGTCGCCGCGTCATCTCGCGCCCCTGAG contains:
- a CDS encoding PA2779 family protein, translated to MIARRRLLHAPLVGAVLVWAVALGLCPHIAEGAALPPRPAGSQAADPTGLETRLVTARLVELGLSPADASAHLAALSDEDRRLLAERLDEIGAGGSAAGVLAVAIIVGLLVILVLELMGRRVISRP